A window of Lytechinus variegatus isolate NC3 chromosome 15, Lvar_3.0, whole genome shotgun sequence contains these coding sequences:
- the LOC121428663 gene encoding kynurenine--oxoglutarate transaminase 3-like isoform X1 produces the protein MPRLASLQSLYRLCRSSSYLPVASITQASSCYQQHIRSLETMASDKLKAAEHLKGLEGSVWVEFVKLATEEKAINLGQGFPDFAPPNSVTQALTEIIAPGSNPLMSQYTRSYGHARLVNAIAAMYTKFMGREVDPMTGVLVSVGAYGSLYYAINSHVNPGDEVIIIEPFFDCYEPMVRMARGVPRFIALKPTNNKEGVSSTKDFTLDSNELRGLFNSKTKAIIINNPNNPLGKLFTREELTEIADLCKEHDVICISDEVYEHLVYDDNKFTRIATLPGMWDRTITVCSAGKIFSATGWKLGWSIGPQHLIKNCQTLHQNCVYTCPTLIQEAVARGLEIEFSRLGQPECYFLELPRELQEKRDKMAKILRECNLTPIIPDGGYFMMAQYGHLGVDVSQYGDGPEDYKMVRYLTKTQGVATIPCSAFYSADHKSLGEPYIRFCFIKDDCTIDKAAEKLKAFSKSLKA, from the exons GAAACGATGGCCAGTGATAAACTCAAAGCAGCTGAACACCTAAAAGGGTTGGAGGGAAGTGTATG GGTTGAATTTGTAAAGCTTGCTACAGAAGAGAAGGCTATTAACCTTGGTCAG GGTTTTCCAGACTTTGCTCCTCCAAACTCTGTCACCCAAGCCCTGACAGAAATCATTGCTCCAGGTTCTAACCCTCTTATGAGCCAGTATACAAGGTCATAT GGCCATGCCAGACTTGTGAATGCCATTGCTGCTATGTATACCAAGTTCATGGGTCGTGAGGTAGATCCAATGACAGGTGTATTGGTATCAGTAGGTGCGTACGGATCTCTCTACTATGCAATCAACAGCCATGTTAACCCTGGTGATGAG GTAATCATCATAGAGCCTTTCTTTGATTGCTATGAACCGATGGTCAGGATGGCTAGAGGTGTACCAAGGTTTATTGCTCTTAAACCAACG AATAATAAAGAGGGTGTGTCATCAACCAAAGATTTCACTCTTGATAGTAATGAACTAAGGGGGCTCTTTAACTCAAAGACTAAAgctatcatcatcaacaacccTAATAACCCACTCGGAAAG CTCTTTACAAGAGAAGAACTAACTGAGATTGCGGACCTATGCAAAGAGCATGATGTCATTTGTATCAGTGATGAAGTTTATGAACATCTTGTTTACGATGATAACAAGTTCACAAGGATTG CTACCTTGCCAGGTATGTGGGATAGAACTATCACTGTGTGCAGTGCAGGAAAAATATTCAGTGCTACAGGCTGGAAG ctTGGTTGGAGCATAGGACCACAGCATCTGATTAAGAATTGTCAGACACTTCATCAGAACTGTGTTTATACTTGTCCAACACTTATCCAG GAAGCTGTAGCGAGGGGTTTGGAGATTGAGTTTAGTCGTCTTGGCCAGCCAGAATGCTACTTCTTAGAACTGCCACGAGAGTTACAAGAGAAACGAGATAAGATGGCTAAGATCTTGAGAGAGTGTAACCTGACCCCTATCATCCCAGATGGAGGATACTTCATGATGGCTCAATATGGTCACTTAG GAGTGGATGTCAGTCAGTATGGCGATGGACCTGAAGATTATAAGATGGTTAGATACCTTACCAAGACACAG GGTGTAGCAACTATTCCCTGTAGTGCATTCTACAGTGCTGATCATAAAAGTCTTGGAGAGCCGTATATCCGCTTCTGTTTTATCAAG GATGATTGCACAATCGACAAAGCAGCTGAGAAACTCAAAGCATTTAGCAAATCCCTGAAGGCATAA
- the LOC121428663 gene encoding kynurenine--oxoglutarate transaminase 3-like isoform X2, whose amino-acid sequence MASDKLKAAEHLKGLEGSVWVEFVKLATEEKAINLGQGFPDFAPPNSVTQALTEIIAPGSNPLMSQYTRSYGHARLVNAIAAMYTKFMGREVDPMTGVLVSVGAYGSLYYAINSHVNPGDEVIIIEPFFDCYEPMVRMARGVPRFIALKPTNNKEGVSSTKDFTLDSNELRGLFNSKTKAIIINNPNNPLGKLFTREELTEIADLCKEHDVICISDEVYEHLVYDDNKFTRIATLPGMWDRTITVCSAGKIFSATGWKLGWSIGPQHLIKNCQTLHQNCVYTCPTLIQEAVARGLEIEFSRLGQPECYFLELPRELQEKRDKMAKILRECNLTPIIPDGGYFMMAQYGHLGVDVSQYGDGPEDYKMVRYLTKTQGVATIPCSAFYSADHKSLGEPYIRFCFIKDDCTIDKAAEKLKAFSKSLKA is encoded by the exons ATGGCCAGTGATAAACTCAAAGCAGCTGAACACCTAAAAGGGTTGGAGGGAAGTGTATG GGTTGAATTTGTAAAGCTTGCTACAGAAGAGAAGGCTATTAACCTTGGTCAG GGTTTTCCAGACTTTGCTCCTCCAAACTCTGTCACCCAAGCCCTGACAGAAATCATTGCTCCAGGTTCTAACCCTCTTATGAGCCAGTATACAAGGTCATAT GGCCATGCCAGACTTGTGAATGCCATTGCTGCTATGTATACCAAGTTCATGGGTCGTGAGGTAGATCCAATGACAGGTGTATTGGTATCAGTAGGTGCGTACGGATCTCTCTACTATGCAATCAACAGCCATGTTAACCCTGGTGATGAG GTAATCATCATAGAGCCTTTCTTTGATTGCTATGAACCGATGGTCAGGATGGCTAGAGGTGTACCAAGGTTTATTGCTCTTAAACCAACG AATAATAAAGAGGGTGTGTCATCAACCAAAGATTTCACTCTTGATAGTAATGAACTAAGGGGGCTCTTTAACTCAAAGACTAAAgctatcatcatcaacaacccTAATAACCCACTCGGAAAG CTCTTTACAAGAGAAGAACTAACTGAGATTGCGGACCTATGCAAAGAGCATGATGTCATTTGTATCAGTGATGAAGTTTATGAACATCTTGTTTACGATGATAACAAGTTCACAAGGATTG CTACCTTGCCAGGTATGTGGGATAGAACTATCACTGTGTGCAGTGCAGGAAAAATATTCAGTGCTACAGGCTGGAAG ctTGGTTGGAGCATAGGACCACAGCATCTGATTAAGAATTGTCAGACACTTCATCAGAACTGTGTTTATACTTGTCCAACACTTATCCAG GAAGCTGTAGCGAGGGGTTTGGAGATTGAGTTTAGTCGTCTTGGCCAGCCAGAATGCTACTTCTTAGAACTGCCACGAGAGTTACAAGAGAAACGAGATAAGATGGCTAAGATCTTGAGAGAGTGTAACCTGACCCCTATCATCCCAGATGGAGGATACTTCATGATGGCTCAATATGGTCACTTAG GAGTGGATGTCAGTCAGTATGGCGATGGACCTGAAGATTATAAGATGGTTAGATACCTTACCAAGACACAG GGTGTAGCAACTATTCCCTGTAGTGCATTCTACAGTGCTGATCATAAAAGTCTTGGAGAGCCGTATATCCGCTTCTGTTTTATCAAG GATGATTGCACAATCGACAAAGCAGCTGAGAAACTCAAAGCATTTAGCAAATCCCTGAAGGCATAA